From a region of the Nonlabens dokdonensis DSW-6 genome:
- a CDS encoding tetratricopeptide repeat protein, giving the protein MQFDLNNDGELSIQKFELMLKSNEVGFFDSDEFDQIIEHYLDEGKIALARKAIGLGISQHPTSVNLKLYRAEMFIFDNQFDEAENVLNELFEIEPNNAEIYIQKANIFSKTDRHSKSIELLKKALDLTHDQADVYNLIGMEFLFIEDYSNAKVNFMKCLELDDSDYSALYNIIYCFDFLNEHERAVDYLNLFLDRNPYSEVAWHQVGKQYFDLKMYEKSLAAFEFAIISDDHFVGAYLEKGKVLEKLGRYNEAIENYQITLKLDDPTSFAYLRLGKCFEKLGLDENAVKYFKQCVKEDPLLDKGWLSIVNYYTKRLDFQNALSYIEKATEIDADNALYWKKYASINKRLNFIEEAEYGYRRAIELGNYELSTWINRCDILIQLGEIEPAILNVENGLEFYPQEVELEYRLAGLHLKRGELIKGKFHLQNALKRDSEYIIILEEIFPAEYRLKDVQDLLKR; this is encoded by the coding sequence ATGCAATTTGATTTAAATAATGATGGAGAATTGAGTATTCAAAAATTTGAACTCATGTTAAAATCTAACGAGGTAGGATTCTTTGATAGCGATGAATTTGATCAAATAATTGAGCACTATCTTGATGAAGGAAAAATAGCGCTGGCTCGCAAAGCCATAGGTTTAGGTATTTCTCAACATCCTACATCGGTTAATTTAAAATTGTACCGTGCAGAGATGTTTATATTTGATAATCAGTTTGATGAGGCAGAAAATGTACTCAATGAATTGTTTGAAATAGAACCTAATAATGCCGAAATTTATATTCAGAAAGCTAATATATTTTCTAAAACTGACAGACACAGCAAATCTATCGAATTGCTCAAAAAAGCATTAGACCTTACTCACGACCAAGCAGATGTTTACAATCTTATAGGAATGGAGTTTCTCTTTATAGAAGATTACTCTAATGCTAAGGTTAATTTTATGAAATGTCTAGAGTTAGATGATTCAGATTATTCGGCTCTTTATAATATTATTTACTGCTTTGATTTCTTAAACGAGCATGAGCGAGCTGTAGACTATTTGAATTTGTTTCTGGATAGAAACCCTTATAGTGAGGTTGCCTGGCATCAAGTCGGTAAGCAGTATTTTGACTTGAAAATGTACGAGAAATCATTAGCTGCTTTTGAATTTGCTATAATTTCAGACGATCATTTTGTAGGTGCCTATTTAGAGAAAGGTAAAGTTCTTGAAAAGTTAGGGAGATATAATGAAGCCATAGAAAATTATCAAATTACATTAAAGTTAGATGACCCAACTTCTTTTGCATATTTAAGGCTTGGTAAATGTTTTGAGAAATTAGGCCTTGATGAAAATGCTGTCAAATACTTTAAACAATGTGTTAAAGAAGATCCTTTGCTCGATAAAGGCTGGCTTTCTATAGTTAATTATTATACGAAAAGGTTAGATTTTCAAAACGCCCTATCTTACATTGAAAAAGCAACTGAAATTGATGCTGATAATGCCTTGTACTGGAAAAAATATGCATCAATAAATAAGAGGTTAAATTTTATTGAAGAAGCTGAATATGGTTATCGTAGAGCTATAGAATTAGGTAATTATGAATTATCGACATGGATCAATAGATGTGATATTCTCATTCAATTAGGAGAAATAGAACCGGCGATTTTAAATGTAGAAAATGGATTAGAATTTTATCCTCAAGAAGTCGAGCTAGAGTATCGTTTAGCTGGTCTCCATCTCAAAAGAGGGGAATTAATTAAGGGTAAGTTTCACCTGCAAAACGCCTTAAAAAGAGATTCAGAATATATTATTATTCTAGAAGAAATATTTCCTGCCGAATATCGGCTTAAAGATGTACAAGACCTTTTAAAAAGATAA
- the murQ gene encoding N-acetylmuramic acid 6-phosphate etherase yields the protein MTFKKITEQDSRYNDLEKMTSKELLENINKEDQTVAVAVEKVLPAIEQLVTVIVDKMKSGGRLFYIGAGTSGRLGILDASECPPTFGVSDDKIIGIIAGGDIAIRKAVENAEDDANQAFKDLKKHQITSKDVVIGIAASGTTPYVIGGLKTCNDNGIATGCITCNPESQLDIVAAYPVAVVVGPEFVTGSSRMKAGTAQKMILNMISTSVMIQLGHVKDNKMVDMQLSNDKLVDRGTRMIMEATGTDYEIAKRLLMDHGSVRNAILNYGIC from the coding sequence ATGACATTTAAAAAAATTACAGAGCAAGATTCTCGTTACAATGATTTAGAAAAAATGACTTCTAAAGAACTGTTAGAGAATATTAATAAAGAGGATCAAACGGTAGCTGTTGCTGTAGAGAAAGTACTTCCTGCAATAGAACAACTGGTGACTGTGATAGTTGATAAAATGAAATCTGGTGGTCGTTTATTTTATATTGGCGCTGGAACTAGTGGAAGATTAGGGATCCTAGACGCTAGTGAATGTCCACCTACTTTTGGTGTGAGTGATGATAAAATAATAGGTATCATCGCTGGTGGAGATATTGCGATAAGAAAAGCTGTTGAAAATGCAGAGGATGATGCAAACCAAGCTTTTAAAGACCTTAAAAAACACCAAATAACTTCTAAGGATGTCGTGATAGGAATCGCTGCAAGTGGTACTACTCCATACGTCATAGGCGGATTAAAAACCTGTAATGACAATGGTATCGCTACAGGATGTATAACTTGTAATCCAGAGAGTCAACTAGATATAGTAGCTGCTTATCCTGTTGCAGTCGTAGTAGGACCAGAATTTGTGACAGGCAGCAGCCGCATGAAGGCTGGTACTGCTCAAAAAATGATTCTCAACATGATAAGTACAAGTGTTATGATTCAATTAGGTCATGTGAAGGATAATAAAATGGTAGATATGCAGTTAAGTAATGACAAGCTAGTCGACCGTGGTACTCGCATGATTATGGAAGCTACTGGAACTGATTACGAAATTGCTAAACGCTTATTAATGGATCATGGTAGCGTTAGAAATGCTATTTTAAATTATGGAATTTGCTAA
- a CDS encoding LolA family protein, with protein MKNYFLSVFMIFAFAKAVTAQDAKADKLLNEVAEKFKSYDNVSFDYKLNIKNPKTGTDRDMQGDAKMSGEKYNVNFEGTNLIFDGKKQYAIDKANEQVDISKVSKDDDQAITPSNILTFYEKGYIKTWDILQNEGGRKIQFVKLTPIKSDSEYKNVLLGIDVNTKHIYKAIITDTSGNVVTFFMKSLKTNEPLPKNSFTYDPSKYKNWTIQEMN; from the coding sequence ATGAAAAATTATTTCCTATCTGTTTTTATGATTTTCGCTTTCGCGAAAGCGGTAACGGCACAAGATGCTAAGGCAGATAAATTGCTTAATGAAGTAGCTGAAAAATTTAAGTCTTATGATAATGTCTCTTTTGACTATAAATTAAACATCAAAAATCCAAAGACAGGAACAGATCGAGATATGCAAGGAGATGCAAAAATGTCTGGAGAAAAATACAATGTCAATTTTGAAGGCACCAATTTAATTTTTGACGGGAAAAAGCAATATGCTATAGATAAGGCAAATGAACAAGTAGATATTTCTAAAGTAAGTAAGGATGATGATCAAGCGATCACTCCTTCTAACATACTAACCTTTTATGAAAAAGGATACATTAAAACATGGGATATTTTACAAAATGAAGGTGGTAGAAAAATCCAATTTGTAAAATTAACTCCCATAAAATCAGATTCTGAATATAAAAACGTTCTTTTAGGAATAGATGTTAATACAAAACATATTTATAAGGCAATCATCACAGACACTTCTGGAAATGTTGTGACGTTTTTTATGAAGTCTCTTAAAACTAATGAACCATTACCTAAAAATTCATTTACCTACGATCCTTCTAAATACAAGAATTGGACAATCCAAGAAATGAATTAA
- a CDS encoding tyrosine-protein phosphatase yields MFFFSKSVYLIDFLDGITDIHNHILPGIDDGSPDIDTTLDMIRAMKSLGLKNCIATPHTMEDYYGNDQSKIKLVFNNTISELEATDGRGFIVSTASEYMMDSKLEQIVENNDYLCIHKNYLLTELSYFQRPDNLEELVFKMCQKGLVPILAHPERYRYIKSVDSFQDLKSRGFELQLNLLSLSKHYGEQAFQKSKLLLENGMYDCLGTDAHKVLHLEKIKEIKIKEKLTPQIKKLVENHKLRFSI; encoded by the coding sequence ATGTTTTTCTTTAGTAAATCAGTTTATTTAATTGATTTCTTAGACGGTATAACTGATATACATAATCATATACTTCCTGGAATTGACGATGGATCTCCTGATATAGATACCACTCTAGACATGATTAGAGCAATGAAATCCTTAGGTTTAAAAAATTGTATCGCCACACCACATACAATGGAAGATTATTACGGTAATGATCAAAGTAAAATCAAATTAGTTTTTAATAATACGATAAGTGAATTAGAAGCAACAGATGGTAGAGGTTTTATTGTTTCTACTGCCTCAGAGTATATGATGGACAGCAAGCTTGAACAAATTGTAGAAAACAATGATTACCTATGTATTCACAAGAACTATCTTCTAACTGAGCTTTCCTACTTTCAACGCCCTGATAATCTAGAAGAATTAGTTTTTAAAATGTGCCAGAAAGGTCTTGTTCCCATATTAGCGCACCCTGAAAGGTATCGTTATATAAAGTCAGTCGATTCATTTCAAGACTTAAAAAGTAGAGGCTTTGAATTACAACTCAATCTTCTTTCTTTATCAAAACATTACGGAGAACAAGCTTTTCAAAAGTCAAAACTCCTACTTGAAAATGGGATGTACGATTGCTTAGGAACAGATGCTCATAAAGTCTTGCATCTAGAAAAAATTAAAGAAATTAAAATAAAAGAAAAGCTTACACCGCAAATAAAAAAGCTTGTGGAAAACCACAAGCTTCGATTTAGTATATAG
- a CDS encoding aspartate aminotransferase family protein, with amino-acid sequence MTKSDFYHYQAQTTPFAPGLEIESASGNYIVDTAGNKYLDMVAGVSALPLGHCHPAVTKAIKDQVDQYMHVMVYGEYTQQPAVELCKKLASLLPDPLETTYLVNSGTEAMEAAIKLARRVTGATEIIAMNKSYHGNTMGSLSLMNYEERKAPFRPLLPSISHIKFNCLQDLRLITEKTAGVVIESIQGGAGFIVPRKQWMQELRKRCTQTNTLLIVDEIQPGIGRTGTMFYFTQHDIIPDMVITGKGLAGGMPIGALTTSKEHMSRFKEEPMLGHITTFGGHPVIAAAALATLIEIEEGKYMDKMLEKELRFRESLQHKNIKEIRGKGLMLAAILTDDRFTAQIVEECRNRGVIFFLLLFEKRAIRITPPYTITDSEIDHACKILLEVIDIFYLNLSKGHLFISC; translated from the coding sequence ATGACAAAGAGTGATTTCTACCATTATCAAGCGCAAACCACGCCATTTGCGCCAGGCTTAGAAATAGAAAGCGCATCTGGGAATTATATAGTTGATACAGCTGGAAATAAATACCTCGATATGGTAGCTGGCGTGAGTGCATTGCCATTAGGCCATTGTCATCCAGCAGTCACAAAAGCCATTAAAGATCAAGTAGATCAATACATGCACGTCATGGTTTACGGCGAGTACACGCAACAACCTGCCGTAGAGCTATGTAAAAAGTTAGCCTCACTCCTGCCCGATCCTTTAGAAACCACCTATCTAGTTAATAGTGGTACAGAAGCGATGGAAGCCGCTATCAAACTTGCAAGAAGAGTTACTGGAGCTACAGAAATCATAGCCATGAATAAATCCTATCACGGCAATACTATGGGATCACTTAGTTTAATGAATTATGAAGAGCGCAAGGCACCTTTTAGACCATTATTACCCAGTATATCACATATAAAATTCAATTGCCTTCAAGACTTAAGATTGATTACCGAAAAGACCGCTGGAGTAGTGATCGAAAGCATTCAAGGTGGTGCCGGATTTATAGTACCCAGAAAACAATGGATGCAAGAATTAAGAAAACGATGTACTCAAACTAACACGTTATTGATCGTAGATGAGATTCAGCCTGGAATAGGCCGCACGGGAACCATGTTTTATTTTACCCAACATGATATTATTCCAGACATGGTGATTACTGGTAAAGGCCTAGCTGGCGGCATGCCTATAGGAGCATTAACTACCAGTAAAGAACATATGAGCCGCTTCAAAGAAGAACCCATGCTAGGTCATATCACGACTTTTGGTGGTCATCCTGTAATAGCAGCTGCAGCCTTAGCAACACTTATAGAAATTGAAGAAGGCAAGTACATGGATAAGATGTTAGAAAAAGAGTTACGCTTTCGCGAAAGCTTACAACACAAAAACATCAAAGAAATAAGAGGTAAAGGTCTCATGCTAGCAGCTATTCTAACAGATGATAGATTTACAGCACAAATTGTTGAAGAGTGCCGAAATCGAGGTGTGATTTTTTTCCTTCTTTTATTTGAAAAAAGAGCCATTAGAATTACGCCACCTTATACCATAACCGATTCTGAAATTGATCACGCCTGTAAAATATTACTTGAAGTAATTGATATTTTCTACTTAAACTTATCCAAAGGACACCTGTTTATAAGTTGTTGA
- a CDS encoding DUF6095 family protein, whose translation MEQKSTDRDVLVKGIQRLAISVLFLFAGPILIYIGAGSDHPIIFLMPGIAFAILAVVFIFQGINLILDSMFKSNKTR comes from the coding sequence ATGGAACAAAAATCAACAGATCGTGATGTATTAGTAAAAGGAATTCAAAGACTTGCGATAAGTGTTTTGTTCTTGTTTGCAGGTCCTATTTTGATTTATATAGGAGCCGGATCTGATCATCCTATCATATTTTTAATGCCTGGAATTGCTTTTGCCATATTAGCAGTGGTATTCATTTTTCAAGGAATCAATTTGATTCTAGATTCTATGTTTAAATCTAACAAAACCAGATAA
- the ribB gene encoding 3,4-dihydroxy-2-butanone-4-phosphate synthase, producing the protein MITQEKTSTKIKLDRIEDAIEDIKNGKVIIVVDDENRENEGDFLASAQSATPEMINFMATHGRGLICAPLTQSRAKELELAMMVNNNSDPMETAFTVSIDLRGHGVTTGISASDRAKTIKAMIHPDTQPHDFSKPGHIFPLKAKDGGVLRRTGHTEAAIDFARLAGHEPAGVIVEIMNEDGTMARLPQLMEVAKQHDLKLVSIEDLVAYRMKNDSLIVKKEDFKLKTRFGSYRLRAYQQTTNNQIHIALTLGDWNQQETVLTRMNSTQVNNDLFSTLTSNADRKIDAMFDLLNKEGKGAIVFINQQFEPENMLGRLEQLKDLQENGVVKAPRRNLDNKDYGIGAQILHDLNITKLKLMTNSEQSKRIGMIGYGLEIVETISY; encoded by the coding sequence ATGATTACTCAAGAAAAAACTTCGACAAAAATTAAATTAGATCGAATTGAGGACGCTATTGAAGATATTAAAAATGGTAAAGTAATCATTGTAGTAGATGATGAAAACCGCGAGAACGAAGGTGATTTTCTTGCTAGTGCACAATCTGCAACTCCAGAGATGATCAATTTTATGGCCACACATGGTCGCGGTTTAATTTGTGCACCGCTCACTCAATCAAGGGCTAAAGAATTAGAACTAGCCATGATGGTTAACAATAATTCAGATCCGATGGAGACTGCTTTTACCGTTTCTATAGACTTGAGAGGACATGGAGTGACCACTGGAATTAGTGCTAGTGATAGAGCTAAAACTATCAAAGCCATGATCCATCCAGATACGCAACCACATGATTTTAGTAAACCTGGACATATTTTCCCGCTTAAGGCTAAAGATGGTGGTGTATTACGTAGAACTGGTCATACTGAAGCTGCTATAGACTTCGCAAGATTAGCTGGTCATGAGCCTGCAGGAGTAATCGTTGAGATTATGAATGAGGATGGGACAATGGCAAGGCTTCCTCAACTTATGGAAGTGGCAAAACAACACGATTTGAAACTAGTTTCTATTGAAGATCTAGTAGCTTATCGTATGAAAAACGATAGCCTTATTGTAAAGAAAGAAGATTTCAAGCTCAAAACACGTTTTGGCAGTTATCGTTTACGCGCTTATCAACAAACGACTAATAATCAGATTCACATTGCGCTTACCTTAGGAGATTGGAATCAACAAGAAACGGTTCTTACTCGTATGAATTCTACTCAAGTAAATAACGACCTCTTCTCTACCCTAACTAGTAATGCTGATAGAAAAATAGACGCGATGTTTGACCTTCTTAATAAAGAAGGAAAAGGCGCCATCGTTTTTATTAATCAGCAGTTTGAACCAGAAAACATGCTTGGTAGGCTTGAACAACTTAAAGACCTTCAAGAAAATGGTGTGGTGAAGGCGCCAAGACGCAATCTAGATAATAAGGATTATGGTATAGGTGCTCAAATTCTACATGATTTGAACATCACTAAGCTTAAATTAATGACCAATTCAGAGCAAAGTAAGCGCATAGGAATGATAGGCTATGGTCTTGAAATCGTAGAAACTATTTCTTATTAA
- a CDS encoding LptF/LptG family permease, translating to MKILDRYILSQYIKTFLSVFIVLMFILILQAIWLYIKELAGKDLDVVTIVKFLYYSTPVAVPIALPLSVLLAAILVFGNMAENYEFAAMKSNGISLQRAMRSLTIVILGIGITSFLFANSVIPWGHLKQRNLRGNIAKMKPAMAIGKGTFNQLGDINIKVADKSGENGKFLTDVIIHKKNPNKNGNYTVIKSKRGELKSSLKSNVIQLVLEEGNYYEDLYLLQPRKARTSPFVKSYFDTYTLNIDVSKLNQVDVDEESVTDNHRMLKINELYNRIDTFSLALSNNYKIYRNNQHNAWAPKALDNRVELDTIKENPEDFLASLDIYNQRRALEVALSKMRSQRAAVQNREAQLKGEASRLAKHEIEIHKKYVLGVACIILFFIGAPLGAIIKKGGMGLPLVVATLFFLTYHFIGIFAEKAATEGAFPAWLGAWMSTFIIFPIGIYLTYRATTDQGIFSS from the coding sequence TTGAAAATATTAGATCGATACATATTAAGCCAATACATAAAGACGTTTTTAAGCGTCTTTATTGTATTAATGTTTATTCTTATTCTACAAGCGATATGGTTATACATAAAAGAGCTGGCTGGTAAAGATCTAGATGTTGTTACCATAGTTAAATTTTTATACTACTCTACTCCTGTTGCTGTTCCTATTGCATTGCCGCTAAGTGTACTTCTGGCTGCCATTTTAGTTTTTGGGAATATGGCTGAGAATTATGAGTTTGCTGCCATGAAGTCTAATGGAATTTCTTTGCAAAGAGCTATGAGGTCTCTCACTATTGTAATCTTAGGAATAGGAATAACGTCCTTTTTATTTGCGAACTCTGTAATACCTTGGGGACATTTAAAACAACGTAATTTAAGGGGAAACATCGCAAAAATGAAGCCTGCGATGGCTATAGGAAAAGGTACCTTCAATCAATTAGGAGATATCAATATTAAAGTAGCCGACAAGTCTGGTGAGAACGGTAAATTTCTTACCGACGTTATAATCCATAAAAAGAATCCTAATAAAAATGGAAATTACACGGTCATCAAAAGTAAACGAGGTGAGTTAAAAAGTTCCCTGAAGTCTAACGTAATCCAGTTAGTCTTAGAAGAAGGTAACTATTACGAAGACTTATATTTATTGCAACCTAGAAAAGCAAGAACTTCTCCTTTTGTAAAGAGCTATTTTGATACCTACACGCTTAACATAGATGTTTCTAAATTGAATCAAGTAGACGTAGATGAAGAGTCTGTTACTGATAATCATAGGATGCTTAAAATTAATGAGCTGTACAATCGTATAGATACGTTCTCATTAGCGCTTTCTAACAACTATAAAATTTATCGTAATAATCAACACAATGCTTGGGCTCCAAAGGCATTAGACAATAGAGTAGAATTGGATACTATTAAAGAGAATCCAGAAGATTTCCTAGCCTCTTTAGATATTTATAATCAGCGTAGAGCATTAGAAGTGGCTCTTTCAAAAATGCGCAGTCAGCGAGCAGCTGTTCAAAATCGTGAGGCACAACTTAAAGGTGAAGCCTCTAGACTTGCCAAACATGAAATTGAGATTCATAAAAAATATGTTTTGGGAGTCGCTTGTATTATACTTTTCTTCATAGGCGCGCCATTAGGTGCTATTATAAAAAAAGGAGGAATGGGTTTACCTCTTGTGGTTGCTACATTATTCTTTTTGACCTATCACTTTATAGGAATCTTTGCAGAAAAGGCCGCAACAGAAGGTGCTTTTCCAGCCTGGTTAGGTGCATGGATGAGTACGTTTATCATTTTTCCTATAGGTATTTATCTTACCTATAGAGCAACTACTGATCAAGGAATTTTTAGTAGTTAA
- a CDS encoding OstA-like protein, translating to MKYKLFIFSFLFTCLAFSQNQVQDSLIQITAGFQQINEDEFPDAIIYSGTSSKQVYVQHKGIKMWCDNAVFYRNENFVRTFGNVRMNQGDTIRMSSKYAEYNGKTKFAFASGNVDMKNPSTTLKTDSLFFDRVKQQAYYRSGGTVQDTASTLKSRIGRYFMAEKRYQFLDKVTVTNPEYTIDSDHLNFYTENGHAYLYGPSTIKSETSTVYCERGFYDTRADEGYFIKNSRIDYNNRTVTGDSLYFNRGNSFASATNNIIVTDTINKSIIKGHYAEVYRAKDSVFINKRAVAISIQDQDSVYIHADKLMVTGPEDDRIVRGFYDVRLYKSDLSGKCDSIYTRQSTGLTKMITQPILWSGKSQMTGDSIHIQSNVETEKLDSLHVFYNAFIVDQDTSGGFNQIKGKELIGKFDDANQLEIVNINKNVENLIYSRNDAQELVGINKGTSGRMEILFEDKEMSIITNLDNPDDVTYPPDELPENARRLRGMVWRGDEMILTKEDLFKGKPIPVLTPIKGIPLPKLEDDFFDKKASENVNKNSRLKKADFKTRTNDIPKTTSKAKDDKE from the coding sequence TTGAAATATAAACTTTTCATTTTTTCATTTCTCTTTACCTGTTTGGCTTTTAGTCAAAATCAGGTACAAGATTCATTGATTCAAATTACTGCTGGATTTCAGCAAATAAATGAGGATGAATTTCCTGATGCTATTATTTATTCTGGTACCAGCAGTAAGCAAGTTTATGTGCAACATAAAGGAATCAAAATGTGGTGTGATAATGCGGTTTTTTATCGAAATGAAAATTTTGTTAGGACTTTTGGTAATGTGCGCATGAATCAAGGCGATACGATAAGAATGAGTTCTAAATATGCGGAGTACAACGGTAAAACAAAATTTGCTTTTGCCAGTGGTAACGTAGATATGAAGAATCCGAGTACGACACTTAAAACCGATTCCTTGTTCTTCGATCGAGTAAAACAACAAGCTTATTACAGAAGTGGCGGAACAGTACAAGACACAGCAAGTACTCTTAAAAGCCGAATAGGACGCTACTTTATGGCAGAAAAACGCTATCAATTTCTAGATAAGGTTACCGTTACAAATCCGGAATATACCATTGACAGCGACCACCTAAATTTTTACACAGAGAATGGACATGCCTATTTATATGGTCCGTCAACAATCAAGAGCGAGACCAGTACAGTCTACTGTGAACGTGGATTTTATGACACTAGAGCAGATGAAGGCTATTTTATTAAAAATTCAAGAATTGATTATAACAATAGAACTGTAACTGGAGATAGCTTGTATTTTAATCGAGGTAATTCATTTGCAAGCGCAACAAATAATATCATTGTCACTGACACGATCAATAAATCCATAATAAAAGGACATTACGCAGAAGTCTATCGGGCAAAAGATTCTGTTTTTATCAATAAAAGAGCTGTTGCCATATCGATACAAGATCAAGATAGCGTCTATATTCATGCAGATAAGTTAATGGTTACTGGTCCTGAAGATGATAGAATCGTGAGAGGTTTTTATGATGTACGACTATATAAAAGTGATTTAAGCGGCAAATGTGATTCTATTTATACTAGACAAAGTACAGGACTTACTAAAATGATTACCCAACCTATTCTATGGAGTGGTAAAAGTCAAATGACCGGTGATAGCATTCATATTCAAAGTAATGTAGAAACTGAAAAACTAGACAGTCTGCATGTATTCTATAATGCATTTATTGTAGATCAAGATACAAGCGGCGGATTCAATCAAATAAAAGGTAAAGAACTGATAGGAAAATTCGATGATGCTAATCAGTTAGAAATAGTAAACATCAATAAAAACGTAGAAAATTTAATCTACTCTCGTAACGATGCTCAAGAATTAGTAGGTATTAATAAAGGAACTAGTGGTAGAATGGAAATTTTATTTGAAGATAAAGAAATGAGCATCATTACTAATTTAGATAACCCAGATGACGTTACTTATCCTCCGGATGAATTGCCAGAAAATGCTCGAAGATTAAGAGGAATGGTCTGGCGTGGTGATGAAATGATTTTAACTAAAGAAGATTTATTTAAAGGAAAGCCTATTCCAGTATTAACGCCTATAAAAGGAATACCTTTGCCTAAATTAGAAGATGATTTCTTTGATAAGAAAGCAAGTGAGAATGTCAATAAAAACTCTAGATTAAAAAAAGCAGACTTTAAAACTAGAACAAACGATATTCCTAAAACGACAAGCAAAGCAAAAGATGACAAAGAGTGA